One genomic region from Bubalus bubalis isolate 160015118507 breed Murrah chromosome 24, NDDB_SH_1, whole genome shotgun sequence encodes:
- the LOC102402970 gene encoding helicase SRCAP isoform X1, whose translation MQSCPSPAHPQLPILQTQMVSDGMTGSNPVSPASSSSPASSGAGGISPQHIAQDSSLDGPPGPPDGATVPLEGLSLPQPTDLANRGPKWEKSHAEIAEQAKHEAEIETRIAELRKEGFWSLKRLPKVPEPPRPKGHWDYLCEEMQWLSADFAQERRWKRGVARKVVRMVIRHHEEQRQKEERARREEQAKLRRIASAMAKDVRQFWSNVEKVVQFKQQSRLEEKRKKALDLHLDFIVGQTEKYSDLLSQSLNQPLASSKAGSSPCLGSSSAASSPPPPGSRMDDEDGDFQPQEEEEEDDEETIEVEEQQEGNDAETQRREIELLRREGELPLEELLRSLPPQLLGGPSSPSGTPSSHESDTRDGPEEGGEEEPSQVLKVKPPPSVTQRNKQPWHPDEDDEEFTANEDEAEDEEDTIAAEEQLEGEVDHAMELSELAREGELSMEELLQRYAGAYASDASAPGSGSSEEEDEDEVEANSSDGEPEGATEAEEAPQEDSSSQSDSAEEQSEDEDEEHSEEEETSESSESEESESEESEESRSQSQADEEEEEDDDFGVEYLLARDEEQSEADGGSGPPTPGPTTTLGPKKEITDIAAAAESLQPKGYTLATTQVKTPIPLLLRGQLREYQHIGLDWLVTMYEKKLNGILADEMGLGKTIQTISLLAHLACEKGNWGPHLIIVPTSVMLNWEMELKRWCPSFKILTYYGAQKERKLKRQGWTKPNAFHVCITSYKLVLQDHQAFRRKNWRYLILDEAQNIKNFKSQRWQSLLNFNSQRRLLLTGTPLQNSLMELWSLMHFLMPHVFQSHREFKEWFSNPLTGMIEGSQEYNEGLVKRLHKVLRPFLLRRVKVDVEKQMPKKYEHVIRCRLSKRQRCLYDDFMAQTTTKETLATGHFMSVINILMQLRKVCNHPNLFDPRPVTSPFITPGICFSTASLVLRATDVHPLQRIDMGRFDLIGLEGRVSRYEADTFLPQYRLSRRVLLEVATAPDPPPRPKPVKMKVNRMLQPVPKQEGRTVVVVNSPRTPLGPVPVRPPPGPELSAQPSPGPTPPVLPAPLLVSASPSGPPLIPASRPPGPVLLPPLQPNSGPLPQVLPSPLGVLSGTSRPPTPTLSLKPAPPAPVRLSPAPPPGSSNLLKPLTVPPAYAFPNAAATTTSTSTVTAPTTAAPAPAPAPQRLILSPDMQARLPSGEVVSIGQLASLTQRPVASTGGSKPLTFQIQGNKLTLTGAQVRQLAVGQPRPLQRNVVHLVSAGGQHHLISQPAHVALIQAVAPTPGPTPVSVLPSSTPSTTPAPTGLSLPLAANQVPPTMVNNTGVVKIVVRQAPRDGLTPVPPLAPAPRPPSSGLPAVLTPRPTLPPGRLPTPSLGTARASIPTSTLVRPLLKLVHSPSPEVSASAPGAAPLTISSPLPVPSSLPGPASSPVPVPNSSPLASPVSSTVSIPVSSSLPISVSATLPSPASAPLTIPISAPLPVSASGPTLLTNVTPTLTPVVSAAPGPPSLAPVGASPSASALTLGLASTPSLSPSQAPGHPLLLAPASSHVPGLNSAVAPACSPVLVPASALANPFPATPNPAPAQASLLAPAPTASQALATSLAPMVAPQTAILAPSPAPPLAPLPVLAPSPGPTSVLASSQTSVPVLASSSTPGTPLASASSLGPAPAAALAPSSAQTMVPAPVPSPLPSPASTQTLALPPALASTLGGSSPSQTLSLGTGNPQSPFSAQTLSLTPASSLVPAPAQTLSLAPGPPLGPSQTLSLAPAPTLAPVSPMGPAPAHTLTLAPVSSSASLLAPASVQTLTLSPAQVPVPTLGPAAAQTLALAPASTQSPASQASSLVVSSSGAAPLPVTMVSRLPVSKDEPETLTLRSGPPSPPSTATSFSGPRPRRQPPPPPRSPFYLDSLEEKRKRQRSERLERIFQLSEAHGALAPVYGTEVLDFCTLPQPVASPIGPRSPGPSHPTFWTYTEAARQAVLFPQQRLDQLSEIIERFIFVMPPVEAPPPSLHACHPPPWLAPRQAAFQEQLAHELWPRARPLHRIVCNMRTQFPDLRLIQYDCGKLQTLAVLLRQLKAEGHRVLIFTQMTRMLDVLEQFLTYHGHLYLRLDGSTRVEQRQALMERFNADKRIFCFILSTRSGGVGVNLTGADTVVFYDSDWNPTMDAQAQDRCHRIGQTRDVHIYRLISERTVEENILKKANQKRMLGDMAIEGGNFTTAYFKQQTIRELFDMPLEEPSGSSVPSAPDDEEETVASKQTHILEQALCRAEDEEDIRAATQAKAEQVAELAEFNENDGFTAGEGEEAGRPGAEDEEMSRAEQEIAALVEQLTPIERYAMKFLEASLEEVSREELKQAEEQVEAARKDLDQAKEEVFRLPQEEEEGPGAGDEVSCGTGGGSHRRSKKAKAPERPGTRVSERLRGARAETQGPNHTPVTSTHHTRSTSTPPRCSPARERVPRPAPRPRPPPASAPAAIPAPIPVPISAPIPISAPNPVTMLPVHILPSPPLPSAQIPPPSCSSACTPPPACTPPPAQTPPPAQTSLLTPSSPLLLGLPSVPMSPPVTNLPLGLGPEAELCAQAMASTESLELADTASSETSPITLVPPKDLLPVAVEILPVSEKNLSLTSSAPSPTLAAGSVPNGQEQEVPEPAEATILSVLPDGEEMPMCLSESNRLELPPSAASDEPLPEPLETDKNSEELVEAQIPTSTPEKPQELVSAEATAPSTSSSATSTPEGSSPARPPRRRTSADVEIRGQGAGRPGQPPGPKVLRKLPGRLVTVVEEKELVRRRRQQRGTASTLVPGVSETGTSPGSPSARSMSGPESSPPTSGPCEVAPPSTLPTPTHQPFIARRRIELGLTGGGSSENGEGALLAITPPAVKRRRGRPPKKNRSPADAGRGVDEAPLSTSKGKTNGADPVPGAETLIVAEPVLAPQLIPGPQPLGPQPLGPQPVHRPEPIILSPVEKRRRGRPPKARDLPLPGTTSSPGDGNLESRTQPLPLPPPLPPLPSLLSCPTAAAASTITTLTISTSPPKRKRGRPPKNPPSPRPSQLPVLDRDSSSVLESCGLGKQRQPQGQGESEGSSSDEDGSRPLTRLARLRLEAEGMRGRKSEGSMVVAVIQDDLDLADSGPGGLELTSPVVSLAPKLRSTRLRPGSLVPPLETEKVPRKRAGAPVSSGPGLAKRTRLQPPSPLGPEGSVEESEAEASGEEEEGDGTPRRRPGPRRLGGATTQGDQRILRSSAPPHLAGPTISHRGRKAKT comes from the exons ATGCAGAGCTGCCCCTCCCCTGCTCACCCTCAGCTCCCAATCTTGCAAACACAG ATGGTGTCGGACGGCATGACAGGCAGCAATCCCGTGTCCCCTGCCTCATCCAGTTCCCCAGCCTCTAGTGGGGCAGGCGGCATCTCCCCCCAGCATATAGCTCAAGATTCCTCTTTGGATGGACCTCCAGGGCCCCCAGATGGTGCCACAGTGCCCTTGGAGGGGCTCAGCTTACCCCAGCCTACTGACCTGGCTAACAGGGGCCCAAAGTGGGAGAAGAGCCATGCTGAAATTGCAGAGCAGGCCAAGCAT GAGGCTGAGATTGAGACTCGAATTGCTGAGCTGCGGAAGGAGGGTTTCTGGTCACTGAAGAGGCTCCCTAAAGTGCCTGAACCTCCCCGCCCCAAGGGCCACTGGGACTATTTGTGTGAGGAGATGCAGTGGCTCTCTGCTGACTTTGCTCAGGAGCGCCGTTGGAAACGGGGTGTTGCCCGTAAG GTGGTGCGAATGGTGATCCGGCACCACGAGGAGCAGCGGCAGAAAGAGGAACGGGCCCGGAGGGAGGAGCAGGCCAAACTGCGCCGAATCGCCTCTGCCATGGCCAAGGATGTTAGGCAGTTTTGGAGCAATGTGGAGAAG GTGGTACAATTCAAGCAACAGTCCCGGcttgaggaaaagaggaaaaaagcccTGGACCTGCACCTGGACTTCATCGTGGGGCAAACTGAGAAGTACTCAGACCTTCTGTCGCAGAGCCTCAACCAGCCGCTAGCCTCCAGCAAGGCTGGTTCTTCCCCTTGCCTTGGCTCTTCCTCGGCTGCCTCTAGTCCTCCACCCCCAGGTTCCCGGATGGATGATGAAG ATGGGGACTTCCAACcccaagaggaggaggaagaggatgatGAGGAGACGATTGAGGTTGAAGAACAGCAGGAAGGCAATGATGCAGAGACCCAGAGGCGTGAGATTGAGCTACTTCGTCGTGAGGGTGAACTGCCACTGGAAGAGCTGCTCCGTTCCCTCCCCCCTCAGCTGCTAGGAGGGCCTTCCAGCCCCTCAGGAACTCCCTCGTCTCATGAGAGTGACACCCGAGATGGTCCTGAAGAAGGGGGTGAAGAAGAACCCTCTCAGGTGTTGAAG GTAAAGCCCCCACCCTCTGTCACACAGCGCAACAAACAGCCTTGGCATCCAGATGAGGATGATGAAGAGTTTACTGCCAATGAGGATGAAG CGGAGGATGAAGAGGATACCATAGCAGCTGAAGAGCAGTTGGAAGGGGAGGTGGATCATGCCATGGAGCTGAGCGAGTTGGCTCGAGAAG GTGAGCTGTCTATGGAGGAGTTACTGCAGCGGTATGCAGGAGCCTATGCGTCTGATGCCTCTGCCCCAGGTTCTGGGAGTAGTGAAGAGGAAGATGAGGATGAAGTTGAGGCTAACAGCTCTGACGGTGAACCAGAGGGGGCCACAGAAGCTGAAGAGGCTCCTCAGGAGGATAGTAGCAGTCAATCAG ACTCTGCTGAGGAACAGAGTGAGGATGAGGATGAGGAACATTcggaagaggaagaaacaagtGAGAGCTCGGAATCAGAGGAATCCGAGTCTGAGGAATCTGAGGAGTCCCGATCACAGAGCCAAGcagatgaggaagaggaggaagatgatGACTTTGGGGTGGAGTACTTGCTTGCCCGGGATGAAGAGCAGAGTGAGGCAGATGGGGGCAGTGgacctcccaccccagggcccacCACCACTCTAGGCCCTAAGAAAGAAATTACTGACATCGCTGCAGCAGCTGAAAGTCTCCAGCCCAAGGGTTATACCTTGGCCACTACCCAG GTGAAGACACCCATCCCCTTGCTCCTGCGGGGCCAGCTCCGAGAGTACCAACACATTGGGCTGGACTGGCTGGTTACTATGTATGAGAAGAAGCTTAATGGCATTCTTGCTGATGAGATGGGGTTAGGCAAGACCATCCAGACCATTTCCCTGCTTGCCCACTTGGCCTGTGAGAAAG GTAACTGGGGTCCCCATTTGATCATTGTCCCCACCAGCGTGATGTTGAACTGGGAGATGGAGCTGAAACGTTGGTGCCCCAGCTTTAAAATCCTTACTTACTATGGAGCCCAGAAAGAGAGGAAGCTCAAGCGGCAG GGCTGGACCAAGCCCAATGCCTTCcatgtgtgtatcacatcttacAAGCTGGTGCTGCAGGACCACCAGGCCTTCCGCCGCAAGAACTGGCGCTATCTTATATTGGATGAGGCTCAGAACATCAAGAACTTCAAGTCACAGCGCTGGCAGTCACTGCTCAACTTCAACAG CCAGAGACGCCTGCTCCTGACAGGAACACCCTTGCAAAACAGCCTCATGGAACTGTGGTCCTTGATGCACTTTTTGATGCCCCATGTCTTCCAGTCTCATCGCGAGTTCAAAGAATGGTTCTCTAACCCCCTAACTGGCATGATTGAGGGCAGCCAAGAATACAATGAAGGTCTAGTCAAGCGTCTTCACAAG GTTTTGCGGCCTTTTTTGCTGCGCCGAGTTAAGGTGGATGTTGAGAAGCAGATGCCTAAAAAGTATGAGCATGTTATCCGCTGCCGGCTCTCCAAGCGCCAGCGCTGTCTTTATGATGACTTCATGGCCCAGACCAC aACTAAGGAGACGCTAGCCACAGGCCACTTCATGAGCGTCATCAACATTCTGATGCAGCTGCGAAAAGTCTGCAATCATCCAAACCTATTTGATCCTCGACCTGTTACCTCCCCCTTCATCACTCCAGGCATCTGTTTCAGCACCGCCTCTTTGGTGCTAAGGGCCACTGATGTGCACCCTCTCCAG CGGATAGACATGGGTCGGTTTGACCTCATTGGCCTGGAGGGTCGTGTCTCTAGATATGAGGCTGACACATTTCTACCCCAATACCGCCTTTCCCGTCGGGTTCTTCTAGAAGTGGCTACTGCTCCtgaccccccaccccggcccaaGCCAGTCAAGATGAAAGTCAACAG GATGCTGCAGCCAGTGCCCAAGCAAGAAGGCCGGACAGTGGTGGTTGTGAACAGTCCACGGACCCCCCTGGGCCCTGTCCCAGTCCGACCCCCTCCAGGCCCTGAActctcagcccagcccagccctggcccaACCCCCCCAGTGCTGCCAGCACCACTGCTGGTGTCAGCCTCGCCTTCCGGGCCCCCACTTATTCCAGCATCCCGGCCTCCTGGCCCTGTTCTTTTGCCCCCACTGCAGCCAAACAGTGGGCCTCTCCCCCAGG TGTTACCATCCCCTCTGGGGGTCTTAAGTGGGACCTCACGGCCTCCCACACCAACCCTGTCCTTGAAGCCGGCCCCACCTGCCCCTGTTCGCCTGAGCCCTGCcccaccaccaggctcctccaacctgTTGAAGCCGCTTACAGTGCCCCCAGCCTATGCGTTCCCGAATGCTGctgccaccaccacctccaccagcaCGGTCACTGCTCCCACTACGGCAGCGCCAGCTCCTGCTCCTGCGCCACAGCGCCTCATCCTGTCTCCCGACATGCAAGCTCGCCTGCCCT CAGGTGAAGTGGTCAGCATCGGGCAGTTGGCCTCACTAACACAACGTCCAGTGGCTAGTACAGGGGGAAGCAAACCTCTCACCTTCCAAATCCAGGGCAACAAGCTGACTTTGACTGGTGCCCAGGTGCGCCAGCTTGCTGTGGGGCAGCCCCGCCCGCTGCAAA GGAATGTGGTGCACCTGGTGTCAGCAGGGGGGCAGCACCACCTCATCAGCCAGCCTGCCCATGTGGCCCTCATCCAGGCCGTGGCCCCGACCCCTGGCCCCACCCCTGTCTCTGTGCTGCCTTCTTCGACCCCCagcaccacccctgcccccactggCCTCAGCCTTCCGCTTGCTGCTAACCAGG TGCCACCAACCATGGTGAATAATACAGGCGTGGTGAAGATTGTAGTGAGACAGGCCCCTCGGGATGGACTGACTCCTGTTCCTCCGTTGGCCCCAGCACCCCGACCTCCAAGCTCTGGGCTTCCAGCTGTGTTGACTCCACGCCCCACATTACCCCCTGGCCGTCTACCCACACCTAGTCTGGGTACTGCCCGGGCTTCCATACCCACATCCACTCTCGTGAGGCCACTTCTCAAGCTGGTCCACAGTCCTTCGCCTGAAGTCAGTG CTTCAGCACCCGGAGCTGCTCCCTTGACcatctcttctcctctccctgtGCCATCTTCACTCCCTGGACCAGCCTCTTCTCCAGTGCCAGTCCCCAACTCCTCTCCCCTTGCTAGTCCTGTGTCTTCTACAGTCTCAATTCCGGTGTCATCTTCACTTCCCATCTCTGTCTCCGCAACTCTTCCTTCCCCAGCCTCAGCTCCACTCACCATTCCCATCTCAGCCCCCTTGCCTGTTTCGGCTTCGGGCCCCACTCTTTTGACTAATGTGACTCCAACACTGACACCGGTTGTCTCAGCAGCCCCTGGACCTCCTTCTTTGGCACCAGTTGGGGCTTCTCCATCAGCGTCAGCCTTGACTCTAGGTTTGGCCTCAACTCCATCCCTGTCCCCATCTCAGGCACCTGGTCACCCTCTATTGTTGGCTCCGGCCTCTTCACATGTTCCAGGGTTGAACTCAGCCGTGGCCCCAGCATGTTCACCTGTCCTGGTGCCGGCTTCTGCTCTGGCCAATCCTTTTCCGGCAACACCAAATCCAGCTCCAGCTcaggcttcccttttggctccaGCACCTACTGCATCTCAGGCTCTGGCCACCTCTCTGGCTCCCATGGTGGCTCCACAGACAGCAATCCTGgctccttctccagctcctcctctggCTCCTCTTCCAGTCCTGGCTCCATCACCAGGTCCTACTTCTGTCCTGGCTTCATCGCAGACTTCGGTTCCAGTTCTGGCTTCATCGTCTACTCCAGGAACGCCTTTAGCCTCAGCCTCCTCATTGGGGCCAGCCCCAGCTGCTGCGTTGGCTCCATCATCAGCTCAAACTATGGTACCAGCCCCAGTTCCATCACCTCTTCCGAGTCCGGCTTCTACGCAGACATTGGCTTTACCCCCCGCTTTAGCATCCACTCTTGGCGGCTCGTCTCCATCTCAGACACTGTCTTTGGGAACTGGGAATCCTCAAAGTCCCTTTTCAGCTCAGACGTTGTCATTGACTCCAGCATCATCCTTAGTACCAGCTCCAGCCCAAACACTGTCTTTAGCACCAGGACCACCATTGGGTCCATCTCAGACGCTGTCTTTGGCTCCAGCACCCACTCTGGCTCCAGTTTCTCCTATGGGCCCAGCCCCAGCTCACACGCTGACTTTGGCTCCAGTATCATCATCTGCTTCACTCCTGGCCCCAGCTTCAGTGCAGACACTGACTTTGAGCCCTGCCCAAGTTCCGGTGCCCACCTTGGGCCCAGCAGCAGCTCAGACTCTGGCATTGGCCCCAGCCTCAACACAGAGCCCAGCTTCCCAGGCATCTTCCCTTGTGGTTTCGTCATCTGGCGCCGCTCCCTTGCCTGTCACCATGGTATCCCGGCTACCTGTTTCCAAGGATGAGCCTGAAACACTGACATTACGCTCTGGtccccccagccctccctccacTGCTACCTCGTTCAGTGGTCCCCGACCTCGACGacagcccccaccaccacctcgtTCCCCTTTCTATCTG gACTCTctggaggaaaagaggaagcGGCAGCGGTCTGAACGCCTGGAACGGATTTTCCAACTTAGTGAGGCTCATGGGGCCCTGGCACCTGTGTATGGGACTGAAGTCTTGGATTTCTGTACCCTGCCCCAACCTGTTGCCAGCCCCATCGGCCCTCGTTCTCCTGGCCCCAGCCACCCCACCTTTTGGACTTATACCGAGGCTGCCCGCCAGGCTGTACTGTTTCCCCAGCAACGACTAGACCAGCTGTCAGAAATCATTGAGAG GTTCATCTTTGTCATGCCTCCTGTGGAGGCACCTCCCCCTTCCTTGCACGCCTGCCACCCACCTCCTTGGCTGGCCCCACGTCAGGCAGCCTTCCAGGAGCAATTGGCTCATGAGCTCTGGCCTCGGGCTCGTCCTCTGCACCGTATTGTATGTAACATGCGTACCCAGTTTCCTGACTTGAGGCTCATCCAGTATGATTGTG GAAAGTTGCAAACGTTGGCAGTGCTGTTGCGACAGCTCAAGGCAGAGGGCCACCGGGTGCTCATTTTCACCCAGATGACCCGAATGCTGGATGTATTGGAGCAGTTTCTCACCTACCATGGGCACCTCTACTTGCGTCTGGATGGGTCGACTAGAGTTGAACAGAGACAG GCTTTGATGGAACGATTCAATGCAGACAAACGCATATTCTGCTTCATCCTTTCAACTCGGAGTGGGGGTGTGGGCGTGAACCTGACGGGGGCAGACACTGTTGTTTTTTATGACAGCGACTGGAATCCTACCATGGATGCTCAGGCCCAGGATCGCTGTCACCGAATTGGCCAGACCCGAGATGTCCACATATATAG GCTTATCAGTGAACGGACAGTGGAAGAGAACATCCTAAAAAAGGCAAATCAGAAGAGAATGTTGGGAGATATGGCTATTGAGGGAGGCAACTTCACCACAGCCTATTTTAAACAG CAGACCATCCGAGAGTTGTTTGATATGCCTCTGGAGGAGCCATCTGGCTCATCTGTACCCTCTGCCCCTGACGATGAGGAGGAGACTGTGGCCAGCAAGCAGACCCATATCCTGGAGCAG GCATTGTGTCGAGCAGAGGATGAAGAGGATATTCGTGCGGCCACCCAGGCCAAGGCTGAGCAGGTGGCTGAGCTTGCAGAATTCAATGAGAATGATGGGTTTACTGCTGGTGAGGGAGAGGAGGCTGGTCGGCCTGGGGCTGAAGATGAGGAAATGTCACGGGCTGAGCAGGAAATTGCTGCCCTTGTAGAACAG CTGACCCCCATTGAGCGCTATGCCATGAAATTCCTGGAagcctccctggaggaggtgagccGAGAGGAGCTCAAGCAGGCAGAA GAGCAAGTGGAAGCTGCCCGCAAGGACCTGGACCAAGCCAAGGAGGAGGTGTTCCGCCTAccccaagaggaggaggaggggccaggggctggggatgaGGTTTCCTGTGGGACTGGTGGAGGCAGCCACCGGCGCAGTAAGAAGGCCAAGGCCCCTGAAAGGCCAGGGACTCGCGTCAGTGAGCGTCTTCGTGGAGCCCGGGCTGAAACTCAAGGGCCAAACCACACTCCTGTCACATCCACCCATCATACCCGCAGCACCTCCACACCCCCTCGCTGCAGCCCTGCTAGGGAACGAGTTCCTCGGCCAGCACCTAGGCCTCGACCCCCTCCAGCTTCAGCTCCTGCTGCAATTCCTGCCCCAATCCCTGTCCCAATCTCTGCCCCAATCCCTATTTCAGCCCCAAACCCAGTAACCATGCTTCCTGTCCATATCTTGCcttctccccctctcccttctGCACAGATTCCTCCTCCCTCTTGTTCTTCTGCCTGTACCCCTCCTCCTGCCTGTACTCCTCCACCAGCTCAAACCCCACCTCCAGCCCAAACTTCTCTCTTaactccttcctctcctcttctgcTTGGCCTACCTTCTGTGCCCATGTCGCCACCAGTCACGAACCTCCCCTTGGGCCTGGGGCCTGAGGCAGAGCTGTGTGCACAAGCAATGGCATCTACTGAGTCCCTGGAGCTGGCTGATACAGCCAGTTCCGAGACTTCCCCAATTACTCTTGTGCCCCCTAAGGATCTGTTGCCAGTTGCTGTTGAGATCCTGCCTGTGTCAGAGAAGAACCTTTCTCTCACCTCTTCTGCACCTAGCCCAACCCTGGCGGCTGGCAGCGTCCCCAACGGTCAAGAGCAGGAGGTACCCGAGCCTGCCGAGGCGACCATCCTCTCAGTGCTGCCTGATGGTGAGGAAATGCCCATGTGTCTGAGTGAGAGCAATAGGCTGGAGCTCCCACCCTCAGCAGCATCTGATGAGCCACTTCCAGAGCCACTGGAGACTGATAAGAACTCGGAAGAGCTGGTGGAGGCCCAGATCCCAACCTCTACTCCAGAGAAGCCACAGGAACTTGTTTCAGCTGAGGCCACAGCCCCATCAACTTCATCCTCGGCCACCTCTACACCTGAGGGTTCTTCGCCAGCCCGGCCCCCTCGGCGTCGTACCAGTGCAGATGTAGAAATTAGGGGTCAAGGGGCTGGTCGGCCAGGGCAGCCTCCAGGTCCCAAAGTGCTTCGCAAGCTGCCAGGACGGCTAGTGACTGTGGTAGAGGAAAAGGAACTGGTGAGGCGTCGGCGACAGCAGCGGGGTACTGCCAGCACCCTTGTGCCTGGGGTCTCTGAGACTGGTACCAGCCCGGGAAGCCCATCAGCCCGCAGCATGTCGGGGCCAGAATCCTCACCTCCCACCAGCGGTCCCTGTGAAGTTGCTCCCCCATCCACACTGCCCACTCCAACCCATCAGCCCTTCATAGCTCGCCGTCGCATTGAGCTGGGGTTAACTGGTGGGGGCAGCTCAGAAAATGGAGAAGGGGCACTGCTTGCCATCACCCCTCCTGCTGTGAAACGTCGGAGGGGGAGGCCCCCCAAGAAGAACAGGTCTCCAGCGGATGCTGGACGAGGGGTGGATGAGGCACCTTTATCCACCTCTAAGGGAAAAACCAATGGGGCCGATCCAGTCCCTGGGGCTGAGACCCTTATTGTTGCGGAGCCTGTCCTTGCACCCCAGCTTATTCCTGGGCCCCAGCCTCTCGGGCCCCAGCCTCTCGGACCCCAGCCAGTTCACAGACCCGAGCCCATCATCCTATCACCTGTGGAGAAAAGAAGGCGTGGGCGGCCCCCTAAGGCCCGAGATCTGCCCCTTCCTGGGACcacttcctctccaggggatgGCAACTTAGAGAGCCGGACACAGCCACTCCCGCTGCCGCCACCCCTGCCGCCACTCCCGTCCCTCCTGTCCTGTCCCACCGCTGCTGCCGCCAGCACTATCACCACTCTCACCATTTCAACGTCCCCACCCAAGCGGAAGCGGGGCCGACCTCCCAAGAATCCACCATCACCTCGGCCCAGCCAGCTCCCTGTCTTGGACCGTGACAGCTCTTCTGTCCTCGAGAGCTGTGGATTGGGGAAGCAGCGGCAACCCCAGGGCCAGGGGGAGAGTGAGGGTAGTTCATCTGATGAGGATGGAAGCCGCCCCCTCACCCGCCTGGCCCGCTTACGTCTGGAAGCAGAGGGAATGCGGGGACGAAAGAGTGAAGGGTCCATGGTGGTGGCTGTAATTCAGGATGACCTGGATTTAGCGGATAGTGGGCCAGGCGGGTTAGAATTGACATCTCCCGTGGTCTCATTAGCTCCAAAACTGCGCTCGACTCGGCTGCGTCCAGGGTCTCTAGTTCCCCCTCTAGAGACTGAGAAGGTGCCTCGCAAACGGGCAGGGGCCCCAGTCAGCAGTGGTCCTGGGCTGGCAAAGCGGACCCGCCTACAGCCCCCAAGTCCCCTGGGGCCTGAGGGCTCAGTAGAGGAGTCTGAGGCCGAAGCCTcaggtgaggaggaggaaggggatgggACCCCACGGCGCCGGCCTGGCCCCCGCCGGCTTGGTGGGGCCACCACCCAAGGGGACCAGCGTATCTTGCGCAGCAGTGCCCCTCCCCACTTGGCTGGCCCTACCATTAGTCACAGAGGCCGCAAGGCCAAGACGTGA